Proteins co-encoded in one Dyella japonica A8 genomic window:
- a CDS encoding glycosyltransferase family 2 protein, with amino-acid sequence MSLLPITLVVITHNEADNIARCLDSVPFAAEKLVVDSGSTDDTVAVARAHGARVVHQDWLGFGPQRNAAATHCSHDWILALDADESLSPELARELEQGLPALMASEVPAAILRRRTIFMGRAMRWYRPSVGEKMARLYHRGRARWSDARVHESLRFEGSVPTLRAPFNHVNNPTLVHKQLKVLRYSELKCLDWLDKGKSVRMWQAPFVYWLSFVKDYVFRLGALDGWRGFIVAHTAASYALYKRMRYYEMRHHPESVRLAEAALLRHGIER; translated from the coding sequence ATGAGCCTGCTTCCCATCACCCTCGTGGTCATCACCCACAACGAGGCCGACAACATCGCGCGCTGCCTCGACAGCGTGCCGTTCGCGGCCGAAAAGCTCGTGGTCGACAGCGGCAGCACCGACGACACGGTCGCCGTTGCCCGTGCGCACGGCGCCCGCGTGGTGCACCAGGACTGGCTGGGTTTCGGCCCCCAGCGCAATGCCGCCGCCACCCACTGCTCGCACGACTGGATTCTGGCCCTGGACGCTGACGAAAGCCTGAGCCCTGAACTGGCCCGGGAGCTGGAGCAGGGCTTGCCCGCGCTTATGGCCAGCGAGGTACCGGCGGCCATCCTGCGCCGGCGGACCATCTTCATGGGGCGCGCCATGCGCTGGTACCGGCCGTCCGTGGGCGAAAAGATGGCTCGCCTGTACCACCGCGGCCGGGCGCGCTGGTCAGACGCGCGCGTGCATGAATCGCTGCGCTTCGAAGGCTCGGTGCCCACCCTGCGCGCGCCCTTCAACCACGTGAACAACCCGACGCTGGTGCACAAGCAGCTGAAGGTGCTGCGCTATTCCGAACTGAAATGCCTGGACTGGCTGGACAAGGGCAAGTCGGTACGCATGTGGCAGGCGCCGTTCGTGTACTGGCTGAGCTTCGTCAAGGACTACGTCTTTCGCCTGGGCGCACTGGACGGATGGCGCGGCTTCATCGTCGCGCACACGGCGGCGAGCTACGCCTTGTACAAGCGCATGCGCTACTACGAGATGCGCCACCATCCCGAATCGGTCCGGCTTGCGGAAGCCGCCCTTCTTCGCCACGGCATTGAACGCTGA
- a CDS encoding ArnT family glycosyltransferase, with the protein MPVFPEATPLERRRFWLLLLIAFIVIGAGMGLRDPWPSDEPRFALAAKQMVESGDWLFPHRGSELYSDKPPMLFWLEAASYTVLRSWRIAFLLPSLLAALGSLLLVYDLGRRLWNRQVGLYAASALLITFQFVYQTKRAQIDPLVMFYITAANWGLLVHMLKGPNWRAFWFGCFCAGLGVITKGVGVLALLLFLPYLVAVFGQWHGVSRMGDGAWWRWSLGLVALLFAMALWLVPMLLGAKAHAGDPAYAAYVNDILFHQTAGRYGKSWDHHHPVFYYVPIVLFTWLPLSLTYPGTLPRWWQALKTKDARILLPLGWIVLLLVFFSIPKGKRDVYIMPALPMLALITAPYLGELLQKRWLRIAGLAFIVIMGAAMLGVGAAALVAHPKFASEFATARGFEDGGRSLWWMALSIGVIMLALIVILRVRHAVAAVACSMAAMWLIWSLWAYPILNDSSSAAGLMQEVREHLPPGDQLGMVAWKEQNLLMLDRPATDFGFTKPWHDQYAAAVKWQAEDPSHRWLFALDGVMADCVDRSKAISLGHANRREWWMFRADAVVQGCLPGEDVDRVPAATLEE; encoded by the coding sequence ATGCCTGTTTTCCCTGAAGCCACACCCCTGGAACGCCGCCGCTTCTGGCTGTTGCTGCTGATCGCGTTCATCGTGATTGGCGCCGGCATGGGCCTGCGTGATCCCTGGCCGTCCGACGAACCACGCTTCGCGCTCGCGGCCAAGCAGATGGTGGAGAGTGGCGACTGGCTGTTCCCGCATCGCGGCAGCGAACTGTACTCGGACAAGCCACCGATGTTGTTCTGGCTGGAGGCCGCCAGTTATACCGTGCTGCGCAGCTGGCGCATCGCCTTCCTGCTGCCGTCATTGCTGGCCGCGCTGGGCTCGTTGCTGCTGGTGTATGACCTGGGCCGCCGCCTGTGGAATCGCCAGGTTGGCCTCTACGCCGCGTCGGCGCTGCTCATCACCTTCCAGTTCGTCTACCAGACCAAGCGCGCACAGATCGATCCGCTGGTGATGTTCTACATCACCGCGGCTAACTGGGGCCTGCTGGTCCACATGCTGAAGGGACCGAACTGGCGCGCGTTCTGGTTCGGCTGTTTCTGTGCGGGACTTGGCGTGATCACCAAGGGCGTAGGCGTGCTCGCGCTGCTGCTGTTCCTGCCGTATCTGGTCGCCGTGTTCGGCCAGTGGCATGGCGTATCGCGCATGGGCGACGGTGCCTGGTGGCGCTGGTCACTGGGCCTGGTGGCGCTGCTGTTCGCCATGGCGTTGTGGCTGGTACCGATGCTGCTGGGCGCAAAGGCGCATGCGGGCGACCCCGCCTATGCCGCGTACGTCAACGACATCCTGTTCCACCAGACGGCCGGTCGTTACGGCAAGTCGTGGGACCACCACCATCCGGTCTTCTACTACGTCCCCATCGTGCTATTCACCTGGCTGCCGCTCTCACTGACGTACCCGGGCACGCTGCCGCGCTGGTGGCAGGCGCTGAAGACAAAGGATGCACGCATCCTGCTGCCGCTGGGCTGGATCGTGCTGCTGCTGGTGTTTTTCTCCATCCCCAAGGGCAAGCGCGATGTGTACATCATGCCCGCGCTGCCGATGCTGGCATTGATTACCGCGCCTTATCTCGGCGAACTGCTGCAGAAGCGCTGGCTGCGCATCGCCGGGCTCGCCTTCATTGTCATCATGGGTGCGGCGATGCTGGGCGTCGGCGCCGCCGCCCTTGTCGCGCATCCGAAGTTCGCCAGCGAATTCGCCACCGCACGCGGCTTCGAGGATGGCGGCCGCTCGCTATGGTGGATGGCCCTCTCCATCGGCGTCATCATGCTGGCGCTCATCGTCATCTTGCGCGTGCGCCATGCGGTTGCCGCGGTGGCCTGCAGCATGGCCGCGATGTGGCTGATATGGAGCCTGTGGGCCTACCCCATCCTCAACGACTCCAGTTCCGCGGCAGGCTTGATGCAGGAAGTACGCGAACACCTGCCCCCCGGCGACCAGCTCGGTATGGTGGCGTGGAAAGAACAGAACCTGCTGATGCTCGATCGGCCCGCGACCGATTTCGGCTTCACCAAACCGTGGCACGACCAGTACGCCGCCGCGGTGAAGTGGCAGGCGGAAGACCCCTCGCATCGCTGGCTCTTCGCGCTGGACGGCGTGATGGCCGACTGCGTGGACCGCAGCAAGGCCATCAGCCTGGGCCACGCCAACCGCCGCGAATGGTGGATGTTCCGGGCCGACGCGGTGGTGCAAGGGTGTTTGCCGGGTGAGGATGTGGATCGCGTGCCGGCGGCGACGTTGGAGGAGTAA
- a CDS encoding glycosyltransferase family 2 protein: MKVSLIVLTYNWPEALEKVLLSIAAQTCLPDEVLVADDGSGPETAAVIARLAADFPVPLRHLWHEDQGFRAARARNRGIAASRGDYVILLDGDMLVEPHFIADHLMLAERGYFLQGGRIKATPEESQRLLDGKAPVYAPWAEANFDEFDGTRRLYAFRAPPLARWKARSRSGGRVMSCNMSFWRDDLLRVNGFDERMEGYGAEDRELAARLENAGLKRRALKWAALAAHLWHNSRSPPDVDDMSLPNNRLFHATRTQGITWCERGVSQHVDLLEDGAPHA, from the coding sequence ATGAAAGTCTCGCTGATCGTCCTCACCTACAACTGGCCTGAGGCTCTGGAAAAGGTACTGCTCAGCATTGCCGCGCAGACCTGCCTGCCTGACGAAGTGTTGGTCGCTGACGATGGTTCCGGCCCGGAGACGGCCGCGGTGATCGCGCGCCTTGCGGCGGACTTTCCCGTGCCGCTGCGCCATCTGTGGCACGAAGACCAGGGCTTTCGCGCCGCCCGCGCGCGCAACCGCGGCATCGCGGCGAGCCGCGGCGACTACGTGATCCTGCTCGATGGCGACATGCTGGTGGAGCCGCATTTCATCGCCGATCACCTGATGCTGGCCGAGCGTGGTTACTTCCTGCAAGGCGGCCGCATCAAGGCGACGCCGGAGGAATCGCAGCGCTTGCTGGACGGCAAGGCGCCCGTCTACGCGCCGTGGGCTGAGGCCAACTTCGACGAATTCGACGGCACGCGACGCCTCTACGCATTCCGTGCACCGCCGCTGGCGCGCTGGAAGGCCCGCTCGCGCAGCGGTGGCCGGGTGATGAGCTGCAACATGAGTTTCTGGCGCGACGACCTGCTGCGCGTGAACGGTTTCGACGAGCGCATGGAAGGTTATGGCGCCGAGGATCGCGAACTGGCGGCACGGCTGGAGAACGCCGGCCTGAAGCGGCGCGCGCTCAAATGGGCCGCGCTCGCCGCCCACCTGTGGCACAACTCGCGCTCCCCGCCGGACGTGGACGACATGAGCCTGCCGAACAACCGCCTGTTCCACGCGACGCGCACCCAGGGCATCACCTGGTGTGAGCGCGGCGTCAGCCAGCATGTCGACCTGCTCGAAGACGGCGCGCCCCACGCATGA
- a CDS encoding CDP-glycerol glycerophosphotransferase family protein — MSKQPDSKQHYLLYGSERYALAILRPVQDAIRARGDEAAWFFDGPGAEDLVDGERLLSVEEIRAWKPRAVITSSNAVPHFFPGVKVETFHGFDAGKPRHIYIRGFFDLYCTTGPRDTAQFKAIAERVGHFAVMETGFPKLDPFMKEISGPLPPVRQPPVILYHSTFSPSWSAAEALYEEVKRLSRDGRWRWIVTFHPKMNPETVAKYKALQNEHLTFAENDNILELFPQVDLMCSDTSSALNEFLLTGKPVVTFKNRRPGPQLIDIDDPAQFEPAIERALARPPELMQAIREYGDAIHPYRDGHSSERILQAIDGFIAAGGRNRRRKPWNLWRKLKIRRRIGYWGPAGY, encoded by the coding sequence ATGAGCAAGCAGCCCGATTCCAAACAGCACTATCTCCTTTACGGCTCCGAACGTTATGCGCTGGCCATCCTTCGGCCCGTGCAAGACGCCATCCGCGCACGCGGCGACGAGGCGGCGTGGTTCTTCGACGGCCCGGGCGCCGAGGATCTGGTGGACGGCGAACGCCTGCTCAGCGTGGAGGAAATCCGCGCGTGGAAGCCGCGCGCCGTCATCACCTCCAGCAACGCGGTGCCGCACTTCTTTCCCGGCGTGAAGGTGGAAACCTTCCACGGCTTCGATGCGGGCAAGCCGCGCCACATCTATATCCGCGGTTTCTTCGACCTGTACTGCACCACCGGCCCGCGCGACACCGCGCAGTTCAAGGCCATTGCCGAGCGCGTGGGGCATTTTGCCGTGATGGAGACGGGCTTCCCCAAGCTTGACCCCTTCATGAAGGAAATCAGCGGGCCGCTGCCGCCGGTGCGCCAGCCGCCCGTCATCCTTTACCACTCCACCTTCTCCCCGTCGTGGAGCGCCGCCGAAGCGCTGTACGAGGAAGTGAAGCGCCTGTCGCGCGACGGCCGCTGGCGCTGGATCGTCACCTTCCATCCAAAGATGAATCCCGAGACGGTGGCCAAGTACAAGGCGCTGCAGAACGAGCACCTGACGTTCGCCGAGAACGACAACATCCTCGAGCTGTTCCCGCAAGTGGACCTGATGTGTTCGGACACCTCGTCCGCGCTCAACGAGTTCCTGCTCACCGGCAAGCCGGTGGTGACGTTCAAGAACCGCCGGCCCGGCCCGCAGCTGATCGATATCGACGACCCGGCCCAGTTCGAGCCGGCGATCGAGCGCGCACTGGCGCGGCCGCCCGAGCTGATGCAGGCCATCCGCGAGTACGGTGACGCCATCCACCCCTATCGGGACGGCCATTCGAGTGAGCGCATCCTGCAGGCCATCGACGGCTTCATAGCCGCCGGCGGACGCAATCGTCGTCGTAAGCCGTGGAATCTGTGGCGAAAACTGAAGATCCGCCGCCGCATTGGTTACTGGGGGCCCGCCGGGTACTGA
- a CDS encoding O-antigen ligase family protein — translation MSDVRQETLPPAASLVGDGAVTRWLRRLVVVGVVWLILGMAVMPAGVSFNPGKLYQRVLGLTLYLPALLLLVMRPSRALDFWRRPLVPWVLLLMGWSVLTLLWGHAVRPLDEAGHSVSIVLFLFGWQQVFSRDEALIRRLLVGCGLVMAVVAVAAIAMSLMYPQPDARLAGFGVMANANLAAGAMGAALLWLWPWRFGNTRGCIAKWAAISILGFFVVMTLTRSALAALFVALVLMVLSRGGRRAWLYAGMVVVIGIASAVAGAQFLMARGLSLRPEIFTQAMHLFLTHPWLGLGEGTPFQLKAGGEVMTHAHNMYSQLAIELGLPGLVLWAGIWLALGWLGWRCRREPLGAIVLGLWTFGTVLVQFDLPHLIDSPRPAWLITWLPLALGMSLAYRPGRGGANAA, via the coding sequence ATGAGCGACGTTCGTCAGGAAACACTGCCGCCAGCCGCATCGCTGGTCGGGGATGGTGCGGTGACGCGCTGGCTCCGCCGCCTGGTGGTGGTGGGCGTGGTCTGGCTGATCCTCGGCATGGCGGTGATGCCGGCGGGGGTGTCGTTCAACCCGGGCAAGCTCTACCAGCGCGTGCTGGGCCTGACCCTGTACCTGCCCGCGTTGCTGCTGCTGGTCATGCGGCCTTCGCGTGCACTGGATTTCTGGCGCAGGCCGCTGGTGCCCTGGGTTCTCCTGCTGATGGGCTGGAGCGTGTTGACGCTGCTCTGGGGGCATGCCGTGCGACCGTTGGACGAGGCCGGCCACAGCGTCAGCATCGTGCTGTTCCTGTTCGGTTGGCAGCAGGTGTTCAGCCGGGATGAGGCGCTCATCCGGCGACTGCTGGTGGGGTGTGGTCTCGTCATGGCGGTGGTCGCGGTGGCGGCGATTGCGATGAGCCTGATGTACCCGCAGCCGGATGCGCGACTCGCCGGGTTCGGCGTCATGGCCAACGCCAACCTGGCTGCCGGCGCCATGGGCGCGGCGCTGCTGTGGTTGTGGCCATGGCGTTTTGGGAACACCCGCGGGTGCATCGCCAAGTGGGCCGCGATCTCGATACTGGGCTTCTTCGTGGTGATGACGCTCACGCGCAGCGCGCTGGCCGCGCTGTTCGTCGCGCTGGTGCTGATGGTGCTCAGCCGTGGCGGGCGACGCGCCTGGTTGTATGCGGGGATGGTGGTGGTGATTGGCATCGCCAGCGCGGTGGCCGGTGCCCAGTTCCTGATGGCGCGCGGCTTGTCGCTGCGGCCGGAGATCTTCACCCAGGCGATGCACCTGTTCCTGACGCATCCGTGGCTGGGCCTTGGTGAAGGGACACCTTTCCAGCTGAAAGCCGGCGGCGAAGTGATGACCCATGCGCACAACATGTACAGTCAGCTGGCGATCGAGCTTGGCCTTCCCGGTCTCGTGCTGTGGGCGGGCATCTGGCTGGCCCTGGGCTGGCTTGGCTGGCGCTGCCGGCGGGAGCCGCTGGGCGCGATCGTGCTGGGCCTTTGGACGTTCGGCACGGTGCTGGTGCAATTTGACCTGCCCCACCTGATCGACAGCCCGCGGCCCGCCTGGCTGATCACCTGGCTGCCGCTGGCGCTAGGCATGTCGCTGGCATACCGGCCTGGCAGGGGTGGCGCGAACGCCGCATGA
- a CDS encoding lipid A biosynthesis acyltransferase encodes MRFDITLLYLLLRLLGLLPLRALHAIGAGIGRLSLALRTGTAHTTAVNLKLVRPSLDEHAHAALLRQVMEDSGRSATEIAKIWGNDAERALDMVREVRGEALFDAALASGKGVIIAAPHLGCWELLNYWLCRKTPMAILYRPPRIAAIEGLLRKVRGALAPEQVRAEGAGVRTLYKRLAAGGTVGILPDQKPRAGEGEVAPFFGQNALTMVLLPRLAARTGATVLFAFAERLPRGEGFRIHLMPAPEGLADTDLSVACRALNQGVERCVELAFTQYQWHYKRYSADTWRSPYD; translated from the coding sequence ATGCGATTCGACATCACTCTCCTGTACCTCCTCCTGCGCCTGCTCGGCCTGCTGCCGCTGCGCGCGCTGCACGCCATCGGTGCCGGCATCGGCCGCCTGTCGCTGGCGCTACGCACCGGCACGGCGCACACCACGGCGGTCAACCTGAAACTCGTGCGGCCATCGCTGGACGAGCACGCACACGCTGCCCTGCTCCGCCAGGTCATGGAAGACAGCGGCCGCTCCGCCACCGAGATCGCCAAGATCTGGGGCAACGACGCCGAGCGTGCGCTGGACATGGTGCGCGAGGTGCGCGGCGAGGCGCTGTTCGATGCCGCGCTGGCCTCCGGCAAGGGCGTGATCATCGCTGCGCCGCACCTGGGCTGCTGGGAGCTGCTCAACTACTGGCTATGCCGCAAGACGCCCATGGCCATCCTGTACCGCCCGCCGCGCATCGCCGCGATCGAGGGCCTGCTGCGCAAGGTGCGCGGCGCGCTGGCGCCGGAGCAGGTGCGTGCCGAAGGCGCCGGCGTGCGCACGCTGTACAAGCGGCTGGCGGCCGGCGGCACGGTGGGCATCCTGCCGGACCAGAAGCCACGCGCGGGCGAGGGCGAAGTCGCCCCGTTCTTTGGGCAGAACGCGTTGACCATGGTGTTGTTGCCGCGCCTGGCGGCCCGCACCGGGGCGACCGTACTGTTCGCATTTGCCGAGCGACTGCCCCGGGGCGAGGGATTCCGCATCCATCTGATGCCCGCGCCGGAAGGGTTGGCCGATACCGACCTGTCCGTCGCCTGCCGTGCGCTCAACCAGGGCGTGGAGCGCTGCGTGGAGCTGGCCTTTACTCAATACCAGTGGCACTACAAGCGGTATTCGGCCGATACGTGGCGTAGCCCGTACGATTGA
- a CDS encoding glycosyltransferase family 2 protein, with translation MSHPSPTTVSLLVSTYNWKEALALVLRSVAAQSRLPDEVIVVDDGSRQDTAELLRAIARSFPVPLRHVWQADEGFRKARILNRGIAAARGDYVIQVDGDMVLHRHFVADHLSLAAPGLFLQGTRIRTTVAETARLIGGGQPRFSWFTDAYFRDDKDRSTYHFGRRHHTLRLPWLARLKSRASGHPMGCNVSFWRADLLKVNGYDERMHGYGSEDLEIDLRLQNAGLRRSQIKFAALALHLEHRSVAPPDPADPDLPNNQLLYAARDAQTIRTEHGLDAHLADFTQPPADLREQSVRAG, from the coding sequence ATGTCCCATCCTTCCCCGACCACCGTCTCACTGCTGGTCTCCACCTATAACTGGAAAGAGGCCCTTGCGCTGGTCCTGCGCAGCGTGGCCGCGCAGAGCCGCCTGCCTGACGAGGTCATCGTGGTGGACGACGGTTCGCGGCAGGACACGGCCGAACTGCTGCGCGCGATTGCCCGCAGCTTCCCGGTGCCGCTGCGGCACGTCTGGCAGGCCGACGAGGGGTTCCGCAAGGCGCGCATCCTCAATCGCGGCATCGCCGCCGCCCGTGGCGACTACGTCATCCAGGTCGATGGCGACATGGTGCTGCACCGCCACTTCGTGGCGGACCACCTGAGTCTTGCCGCCCCCGGCCTGTTCCTGCAGGGCACGCGCATCCGCACCACGGTGGCGGAGACGGCACGCCTGATCGGCGGCGGCCAGCCGCGTTTCAGCTGGTTTACCGATGCGTACTTCCGCGACGACAAGGATCGCAGCACCTACCACTTCGGCCGCCGCCACCACACCTTGCGCCTGCCCTGGCTGGCCCGGCTGAAGTCGCGCGCCAGCGGCCACCCGATGGGCTGCAACGTGAGTTTCTGGCGCGCCGACCTGCTGAAGGTCAACGGTTACGACGAGCGCATGCATGGCTACGGCAGCGAAGATCTGGAGATCGACCTGCGCCTGCAGAACGCCGGCCTGCGCCGCAGCCAGATCAAGTTCGCCGCCCTGGCCCTGCACCTGGAACACCGCAGCGTGGCGCCGCCCGACCCGGCCGATCCGGACCTGCCCAACAACCAACTGCTGTATGCCGCTCGCGACGCTCAAACGATCCGTACCGAACATGGCCTGGATGCGCACTTGGCCGACTTCACCCAGCCGCCGGCGGACCTGCGTGAGCAGTCGGTGAGGGCGGGATGA
- a CDS encoding ArnT family glycosyltransferase → MASSSYSRTEHLRSLWPWLPLWALVALLAIFSHGPMPLYSTRTLAVAWEMFNHHYWLVPHINGTPYSEKVPLLFWLIHAGWFVFGVNDVWPRVLEVIFGGTQLVLVSVLAQRLFPSRPWVAKGAPWILLSLGYAFLFGLQIMYEVLLAVWVLAALLCLTPKPQRAEPRWVLFGLCVGAGLLTKGPVMFLHVAFPFLLGPLWNDWARDNRARWYGRGVLALLLGGAMLLAWALPAGYSGGEAYRQRLFFTQTAGRVVNAFDHARPFWWYVPVIPALLFPFSGWPRAWAALITLRRPLDAGLRFALCWLIPVMVVFSFISGKQLYYPLPEYAGAALLLAGAIAVLRDQRPALADNPWLGTWPLGVGGILFGVFLFVLPVLVSHNELHGEWFDTTQRYSRFFSVVFVLLGALLLLRGRGEMRRLAFAGLVGTLALNTLFTLTMWQNFDLRPSAQMLGAADAENRAIGMLGNYEGQFHFAGRLTHSIERLYEGESLQQFAQAHPDGLIVEHPEKLTNDSLRYALLVQPFRSTWVVIWPAKSLAELRAGRVPPEPPHPTRVYQVDEWRFRALQ, encoded by the coding sequence GTGGCATCCAGCAGCTACAGCCGCACCGAACACCTGCGCTCCCTCTGGCCTTGGTTGCCGCTGTGGGCGCTGGTCGCCCTGCTGGCGATCTTTTCGCACGGGCCGATGCCGCTGTACTCCACGCGCACCCTCGCGGTGGCGTGGGAGATGTTCAACCACCACTACTGGCTGGTGCCGCACATCAACGGCACGCCTTACAGCGAGAAGGTGCCGCTGCTGTTCTGGCTGATCCATGCCGGCTGGTTCGTGTTCGGCGTGAACGACGTATGGCCCCGCGTGCTCGAGGTGATCTTCGGCGGCACCCAGCTGGTGCTGGTGTCGGTGCTGGCCCAGCGGCTGTTCCCCAGCCGCCCGTGGGTGGCCAAGGGCGCGCCGTGGATCCTGCTGTCGCTGGGTTACGCGTTCCTGTTCGGCCTGCAGATCATGTACGAGGTGCTGCTGGCCGTATGGGTGCTGGCCGCGCTGCTGTGCCTGACGCCCAAGCCGCAGCGCGCCGAGCCACGCTGGGTGCTGTTTGGCCTGTGCGTGGGCGCCGGCCTGCTCACCAAGGGCCCGGTGATGTTCCTGCACGTGGCCTTTCCGTTCCTGCTCGGCCCCCTGTGGAACGACTGGGCGCGCGACAACCGCGCGCGCTGGTATGGCCGCGGCGTGCTCGCGCTGTTGCTGGGCGGCGCCATGCTGCTGGCCTGGGCGCTGCCGGCCGGCTACAGCGGCGGCGAGGCCTATCGCCAGCGCCTGTTCTTCACGCAGACCGCCGGGCGCGTGGTGAATGCGTTCGACCACGCGCGCCCGTTCTGGTGGTACGTACCGGTGATCCCGGCGCTGCTGTTCCCCTTCAGCGGCTGGCCGCGCGCATGGGCCGCGCTGATCACGCTGCGCCGCCCGCTCGATGCCGGCCTGCGTTTTGCGCTGTGCTGGCTGATTCCGGTGATGGTGGTGTTCTCCTTCATCAGCGGCAAGCAGCTGTATTACCCGCTGCCGGAATACGCCGGCGCCGCCTTGCTGCTCGCCGGCGCCATCGCCGTGTTGCGCGACCAGCGCCCGGCGCTCGCCGACAACCCCTGGCTGGGCACGTGGCCGCTGGGCGTGGGCGGCATCCTGTTCGGCGTTTTCCTGTTCGTGCTGCCCGTGCTGGTATCGCACAACGAGCTGCATGGCGAGTGGTTCGACACCACCCAGCGCTACAGCCGCTTCTTCAGCGTGGTGTTCGTGTTGCTCGGCGCGCTGCTGCTGTTGCGCGGCCGTGGCGAGATGCGCCGGCTGGCGTTCGCCGGCCTGGTGGGCACGCTGGCGCTCAATACGCTGTTCACGCTGACCATGTGGCAGAACTTCGACCTGCGCCCGTCGGCGCAGATGCTGGGCGCGGCCGACGCGGAGAACCGTGCCATCGGCATGCTGGGCAACTACGAAGGGCAGTTCCACTTCGCCGGCCGCCTGACCCATTCGATCGAACGCCTGTACGAGGGCGAGTCGCTGCAGCAGTTCGCGCAGGCGCATCCGGACGGCCTGATCGTGGAGCATCCTGAAAAGCTGACCAACGACTCGCTGCGCTATGCGCTGCTGGTGCAGCCGTTCCGCTCGACCTGGGTGGTGATCTGGCCGGCGAAATCGCTGGCTGAGCTGCGTGCGGGCCGCGTGCCTCCAGAGCCGCCGCACCCGACCCGGGTCTACCAGGTCGACGAGTGGCGCTTCCGCGCCCTGCAATGA
- a CDS encoding tetratricopeptide repeat protein, translating into MNDTLIANLRAQCGGPRDGALLRFSLGNALLNAGDAAAAIPEFRRAVAFDAGYSAAWKLLGKACLAVEDKPGAADAWRQGIAAAQARGDKQAEKEMTVFLRRIEKP; encoded by the coding sequence ATGAACGACACGCTGATCGCCAACCTGCGCGCGCAGTGCGGTGGACCGCGGGACGGCGCGCTGCTGCGCTTCTCGCTGGGCAACGCACTCCTTAATGCGGGCGATGCCGCCGCGGCGATTCCCGAATTCCGCAGGGCCGTCGCATTTGACGCCGGCTATTCCGCTGCATGGAAGCTGCTGGGCAAGGCCTGCCTGGCCGTCGAGGACAAGCCGGGCGCGGCCGACGCCTGGCGTCAGGGCATTGCCGCCGCGCAAGCGCGTGGCGACAAGCAGGCCGAGAAGGAAATGACGGTGTTCCTGCGGCGGATCGAGAAACCGTAA
- a CDS encoding glycosyltransferase family 4 protein, which yields MKLLYTNFHGGDGGGHTTYIRELAAALASRHEVHVAAPPGSRLNREARALPGVFVLDQPFPNGLNKWKARRRARAQLAAYLHKQGFDIVHVNGSADHRLVLSAMPAKRPALVWTKHNSKPVRGIGNALRARRTDLVIAVCEYTRRELMHTAYRRCRLETVYNGVDIERWAPWSEDAAKAERISWNGGDERLFLLGSNAGTASYKGWMDLMEALPLLPADVRSRVRVLIAGVPPKADELERVAQLGLAGQVVFPGVLADARSMVASLDAGFVLSYDVETISFACREMMAMGKPVLLTNYAGLPENIHEGKDGWLVPVRDPGALAVAVQRLVEQRGALPAMGVAAREHAEREFGLPLFVGRTEEAYERLLGLR from the coding sequence ATGAAGCTGCTCTACACGAATTTCCACGGCGGTGACGGCGGTGGCCATACCACCTACATCCGCGAGTTGGCCGCGGCGCTGGCATCGCGCCATGAAGTGCACGTGGCGGCCCCACCGGGCAGCCGCCTCAACCGCGAGGCACGCGCCCTGCCCGGCGTGTTCGTGCTGGACCAGCCGTTTCCCAATGGCCTGAACAAGTGGAAGGCGCGCCGCCGTGCGCGTGCCCAGCTCGCGGCCTACCTGCACAAGCAGGGCTTCGACATCGTGCACGTCAACGGCTCGGCCGATCATCGCCTGGTGTTGTCGGCGATGCCGGCGAAGCGACCGGCGCTGGTATGGACCAAGCACAACTCCAAGCCTGTCCGTGGCATCGGCAACGCACTGCGCGCGCGACGCACGGATCTGGTGATCGCCGTGTGCGAGTACACGCGGCGTGAGTTGATGCATACCGCCTATCGGCGTTGCCGCCTGGAAACGGTCTACAACGGCGTGGATATCGAGCGCTGGGCGCCGTGGTCCGAGGATGCAGCCAAGGCCGAGCGCATCAGCTGGAACGGTGGCGACGAGCGCTTGTTCCTGCTCGGCAGCAACGCCGGCACCGCGAGCTACAAGGGCTGGATGGACCTGATGGAAGCGTTGCCCCTGCTTCCTGCCGATGTGCGCAGCCGCGTGCGCGTGCTGATTGCCGGCGTGCCGCCGAAAGCGGACGAGCTGGAGCGCGTGGCGCAACTCGGCCTGGCCGGACAGGTGGTCTTTCCCGGTGTGCTGGCGGATGCGCGGAGTATGGTGGCCTCGCTTGATGCGGGCTTCGTGCTCTCGTACGACGTGGAGACGATTTCGTTTGCGTGCCGCGAGATGATGGCGATGGGCAAGCCGGTGCTGCTGACGAATTATGCGGGGCTTCCCGAGAACATCCACGAAGGCAAGGATGGATGGCTCGTGCCTGTGCGTGACCCAGGCGCGTTAGCCGTTGCGGTCCAGCGTTTGGTCGAACAGCGCGGGGCGTTGCCGGCGATGGGTGTGGCGGCGCGGGAGCACGCGGAGCGGGAGTTTGGGTTGCCGTTGTTTGTGGGGCGGACGGAAGAGGCGTACGAGCGGTTGTTGGGGTTGCGGTAG